In Homo sapiens chromosome 11, GRCh38.p14 Primary Assembly, one DNA window encodes the following:
- the SART1 gene encoding U4/U6.U5 tri-snRNP-associated protein 1 isoform X1, which translates to MGSSKKHRGEKEAAGTTAAAGTGGATEQPPRHREHKKHKHRSGGSGGSGGERRKRSRERGGERGSGRRGAEAEARSSTHGRERSQAEPSERRVKREKRDDGYEAAASSKTSSGDASSLSIEETNKLRAKLGLKPLEVNAIKKEAGTKEEPVTADVINPMALRQREELREKLAAAKEKRLLNQKLGKIKTLGEDDPWLDDTAAWIERSRQLQKEKDLAEKRAKLLEEMDQEFGVSTLVEEEFGQRRQDLYSARDLQGLTVEHAIDSFREGETMILTLKDKGVLQEEEDVLVNVNLVDKERAEKNVELRKKKPDYLPYAEDESVDDLAQQKPRSILSKYDEELEGERPHSFRLEQGGTADGLRERELEEIRAKLRLQAQSLSTVGPRLASEYLTPEEMVTFKKTKRRVKKIRKKEKEVVVRADDLLPLGDQTQDGDFGSRLRGRGRRRVSEVEEEKEPVPQPLPSDDTRVENMDISDEEEGGAPPPGSPQVLEEDEAELELQKQLEKGRRLRQLQQLQQLRDSGEKPLPPPGGGDCEEAGVSPAGLGGG; encoded by the exons ATGGGGTCGTCCAAGAAGCATCGCGGAGAGAAGGAGGCGGCCGGGACGACGGCGGCGGCCGGCACCGGGGGTGCCACCGAGCAGCCGCCGCGGCACCGGGAACACAAAAAACACAAGCACCGGAGTGGCGGCAGTGGCGGTAGCGGTGGCGAACGACGGAAGCGGAGCCGGGAACGTGGGGGCGAGCGCGGGAGCGGGCGGCGCGGGGCCGAAGCTGAGGCCCGGAGCAGCACGCACGGGCGGGAGCGCAGCCAGGCAGAGCCCTCCGAGCGGCGCGTGAAGCGGGAGAAGCGCGATGACGGCTACGAGGCCG CTGCCAGCTCCAAAACTAGCTCAGGCGATGCCTCCTCACTCAGCATCGAGGAGACTAA CAAACTCCGGGCAAAGTTGGGGCTGAAACCCTTGGAGGTTAATGCCATCAAGAAGG AGGCGGGCACCAAGGAGGAGCCCGTGACAGCTGATGTCATCAACCCTATGGCCTTGCGACAGCGAGAGGAGCTGCGGGAGAAGCTGGCGGCTGCCAAGGAGAAGCGCCTGCTGAACCAAAAGCTGGG GAAGATAAAGACCCTAGGAGAGGATGACCCCTGGCTGGACGACACTGCAGCCTGGATCGAGAGGAGCCGGCAGCTGCAGAAGGAGAAGGACCTGGCAGAGAAGAGG GCCAAGTTACTGGAGGAGATGGACCAAGAGTTTGGTGTCAGCACTCTGGTGGAGGAGGAGTTCGGGCAGAGGCGGCAG GACCTGTACAGTGCCCGGGACCTGCAGGGCCTCACCGTGGAGCATGCCATTGATTCCTTCCGAGAAGGGGAGACAATGATTCTTACCCTCAAGGACAAAG GCGtgctgcaggaggaggaggacgtGCTGGTGAACGTGAACCTGGTGGATAAGGAGCGGGCAGAGAAAAATGTGGAGCTGCGGAAGAAGAAGCCTGACTACCTGCCCTATGCCGAGGACGAGAGCGTGGACGACCTGGCGCAG CAAAAACCTCGCTCTATCCTGTCCAAGTATGACGAAGAGCTTGAAGGGGAGCGGCCACATTCCTTCCGCTTGGAGCAGGGCGGCACGGCTGATGGCCTGCGGGAGCGGGAGCTGGAGGAGATCCGGGCCAAGCTGCGGCTGCAGGCTCAGTCCCTGAGCACAGTGGGGCCCCGGCTGGCCTCCGAATACCTCACGCCTGAGGAGATG GTGACCTTTAAAAAGACCAAGCGGAGGGTGAAGAAAATCCgcaagaaggagaaggaggtagTAGTGCGGGCAGATGACTTGCTGCCTCTCGGGGACCAGACTCAGGATGGGGACTTTGGTTCCAG ACTGCGGGGACGGGGTCGCCGCCGAGTGTCCGaagtggaggaggagaaggagcctGTGCCTCAGCCCCTGCCGTCGGACGACACCCGAGTGGAGAACATGGACATCAGTGATGAGG AGGAAGGTGGAGCTCCACCGCCGGGGTCCCCGCAGGTGCTGGAGGAGGACGAGGCGGAGCTGGAGCTGCAGAAGCAGCTGGAGAAGGGACGCCGGCTGCGACAGTTACAGCAGCTACAGCAGCTGCGAGACAGTGGCGAGAAG CCGCTCCCTCCCCCAGGTGGTGGAGATTGTGAAGAAGCTGGAGTCTCGCCAGCGGGgctgggaggaggatga
- the SART1 gene encoding U4/U6.U5 tri-snRNP-associated protein 1 yields MGSSKKHRGEKEAAGTTAAAGTGGATEQPPRHREHKKHKHRSGGSGGSGGERRKRSRERGGERGSGRRGAEAEARSSTHGRERSQAEPSERRVKREKRDDGYEAAASSKTSSGDASSLSIEETNKLRAKLGLKPLEVNAIKKEAGTKEEPVTADVINPMALRQREELREKLAAAKEKRLLNQKLGKIKTLGEDDPWLDDTAAWIERSRQLQKEKDLAEKRAKLLEEMDQEFGVSTLVEEEFGQRRQDLYSARDLQGLTVEHAIDSFREGETMILTLKDKGVLQEEEDVLVNVNLVDKERAEKNVELRKKKPDYLPYAEDESVDDLAQQKPRSILSKYDEELEGERPHSFRLEQGGTADGLRERELEEIRAKLRLQAQSLSTVGPRLASEYLTPEEMVTFKKTKRRVKKIRKKEKEVVVRADDLLPLGDQTQDGDFGSRLRGRGRRRVSEVEEEKEPVPQPLPSDDTRVENMDISDEEEGGAPPPGSPQVLEEDEAELELQKQLEKGRRLRQLQQLQQLRDSGEKVVEIVKKLESRQRGWEEDEDPERKGAIVFNATSEFCRTLGEIPTYGLAGNREEQEELMDFERDEERSANGGSESDGEENIGWSTVNLDEEKQQQDFSASSTTILDEEPIVNRGLAAALLLCQNKGLLETTVQKVARVKAPNKSLPSAVYCIEDKMAIDDKYSRREEYRGFTQDFKEKDGYKPDVKIEYVDETGRKLTPKEAFRQLSHRFHGKGSGKMKTERRMKKLDEEALLKKMSSSDTPLGTVALLQEKQKAQKTPYIVLSGSGKSMNANTITK; encoded by the exons ATGGGGTCGTCCAAGAAGCATCGCGGAGAGAAGGAGGCGGCCGGGACGACGGCGGCGGCCGGCACCGGGGGTGCCACCGAGCAGCCGCCGCGGCACCGGGAACACAAAAAACACAAGCACCGGAGTGGCGGCAGTGGCGGTAGCGGTGGCGAACGACGGAAGCGGAGCCGGGAACGTGGGGGCGAGCGCGGGAGCGGGCGGCGCGGGGCCGAAGCTGAGGCCCGGAGCAGCACGCACGGGCGGGAGCGCAGCCAGGCAGAGCCCTCCGAGCGGCGCGTGAAGCGGGAGAAGCGCGATGACGGCTACGAGGCCG CTGCCAGCTCCAAAACTAGCTCAGGCGATGCCTCCTCACTCAGCATCGAGGAGACTAA CAAACTCCGGGCAAAGTTGGGGCTGAAACCCTTGGAGGTTAATGCCATCAAGAAGG AGGCGGGCACCAAGGAGGAGCCCGTGACAGCTGATGTCATCAACCCTATGGCCTTGCGACAGCGAGAGGAGCTGCGGGAGAAGCTGGCGGCTGCCAAGGAGAAGCGCCTGCTGAACCAAAAGCTGGG GAAGATAAAGACCCTAGGAGAGGATGACCCCTGGCTGGACGACACTGCAGCCTGGATCGAGAGGAGCCGGCAGCTGCAGAAGGAGAAGGACCTGGCAGAGAAGAGG GCCAAGTTACTGGAGGAGATGGACCAAGAGTTTGGTGTCAGCACTCTGGTGGAGGAGGAGTTCGGGCAGAGGCGGCAG GACCTGTACAGTGCCCGGGACCTGCAGGGCCTCACCGTGGAGCATGCCATTGATTCCTTCCGAGAAGGGGAGACAATGATTCTTACCCTCAAGGACAAAG GCGtgctgcaggaggaggaggacgtGCTGGTGAACGTGAACCTGGTGGATAAGGAGCGGGCAGAGAAAAATGTGGAGCTGCGGAAGAAGAAGCCTGACTACCTGCCCTATGCCGAGGACGAGAGCGTGGACGACCTGGCGCAG CAAAAACCTCGCTCTATCCTGTCCAAGTATGACGAAGAGCTTGAAGGGGAGCGGCCACATTCCTTCCGCTTGGAGCAGGGCGGCACGGCTGATGGCCTGCGGGAGCGGGAGCTGGAGGAGATCCGGGCCAAGCTGCGGCTGCAGGCTCAGTCCCTGAGCACAGTGGGGCCCCGGCTGGCCTCCGAATACCTCACGCCTGAGGAGATG GTGACCTTTAAAAAGACCAAGCGGAGGGTGAAGAAAATCCgcaagaaggagaaggaggtagTAGTGCGGGCAGATGACTTGCTGCCTCTCGGGGACCAGACTCAGGATGGGGACTTTGGTTCCAG ACTGCGGGGACGGGGTCGCCGCCGAGTGTCCGaagtggaggaggagaaggagcctGTGCCTCAGCCCCTGCCGTCGGACGACACCCGAGTGGAGAACATGGACATCAGTGATGAGG AGGAAGGTGGAGCTCCACCGCCGGGGTCCCCGCAGGTGCTGGAGGAGGACGAGGCGGAGCTGGAGCTGCAGAAGCAGCTGGAGAAGGGACGCCGGCTGCGACAGTTACAGCAGCTACAGCAGCTGCGAGACAGTGGCGAGAAG GTGGTGGAGATTGTGAAGAAGCTGGAGTCTCGCCAGCGGGgctgggaggaggatgaggatccCGAGCGGAAGGGGGCCATCGTGTTCAACGCCACGTCCGAGTTCTGCCGCACCTTGGGGGAGATCCCCACCTACGGGCTGGCTGGCAATCGCGAGGAGCAGGAGGAGCTCATG GACTTTGAACGGGATGAGGAGCGCTCAGCCAACGGTGGCTCCGAATCTGACGGGGAGGAGAACATCGGCTGGAGCACGGTGAACCTGGAcgaggagaagcagcagcaggat TTCTCTGCTTCCTCCACCACCATCCTGGACGAGGAACCGATCGTGAATAGGGGGCTGGCAGCTGCCCTGCTCCTGTGTCAGAACAAAG GGCTGCTGGAGACCACAGTGCAGAAGGTGGCCCGGGTGAAGGCCCCCAACAAGTCGCTGCCCTCAGCCGTGTACTGCATCGAGGATAAGAT GGCCATCGATGACAAGTACAGCCGGAGGGAGGAATACCGAGGCTTCACACAGGACTTCAAGGAGAAGGACGGCTACAAACCCGACGTTAAGATCGAATACGTGGATGAGACGGGCCGGAAACTCACACCCAAGGAG GCTTTCCGGCAGCTGTCGCACCGCTTCCATGGCAAGGGCTCAGGCAAGATGAAGACAGAGCGGCGGATGAAGAAGCTGGACGAGGAGGCG CTCCTGAAGAAGATGAGCTCCAGCGACACGCCCCTGGGCACCGTGGCCCTGCTCCAGGAGAAGCAGAAGGCTCAGAAGACCCCCTACATCGTGCTCAGCGGCAGCGGCAAGAGCATGAACGC GAACACCATCACCAAGTGA